From Glycine max cultivar Williams 82 chromosome 11, Glycine_max_v4.0, whole genome shotgun sequence, the proteins below share one genomic window:
- the LOC100802040 gene encoding NADH dehydrogenase [ubiquinone] iron-sulfur protein 1, mitochondrial, with translation MGLGLLASKAIRPTSRLLLGSQNPTTFLLRTIVSKPELRNPEASAAQPEQPPAPDLPPRTPLAGARVHFSNPEDAIEVFVDGYPVKIPKGMTVLQACEVAGVDIPRFCYHSRLSIAGNCRMCLVEVEKSPKPVASCAMPALPGMKIKTDTPVAKKAREGVMEFLLMNHPLDCPICDQGGECDLQDQSMAFGSDRGRFTEVKRSVVDKNLGPLVKTVMTRCIQCTRCVRFATEVAGVQDLGMLGRGSGEEIGTYVEKLLTSELSGNVIDICPVGALTSKPFAFKARNWELKGTETIDVTDAVGSNIRIDSRGPEVMRIVPRLNEDINEEWISDKTRFCYDGLKRQRLNDPMIRGSDGRFKPVNWRDALAVVAEVAHQVKPEEIVGIAGKLSDAESMIALKDFINRMGSNDVWGEGIGVNTNADFRSGYIMNTSIAGLEKADAFLLVGTQPRVEAAMVNARIRKTVRANQAKVGYIGPATDFNYDHRHLGTGPQTLLEIAEGCHPFFKTLSNAKNPVIIVGAGVFERKDQDAIFAAVETIAQKANVVRPDWNGLNVLLLHAAQAAALDLGLVPQSEKSLESAKFVYLMGADDVNLDKIPDDAFVVYQGHHGDKSVYRANVVLPAAAFSEKEGTYENTDGFSQQTLPAVPTVGDSRDDWKIIRALSEVAGVRLPYDTIGAVRARISTVAPNLVKMDEREPATLPSSLRPTFSEKVDTTPFGTVVENFYMTDAITRASKIMAQCSAMLLKK, from the exons ATGGGGTTGGGTTTGTTAGCTTCGAAGGCCATAAGACCCACCTCAAGGCTCCTCCTCGGTTCCCAAAACCCTACCACTTTTCTCCTCCGAACCATCGTCTCCAAGCCTGAGCTTCGGAATCCCGAAGCCAGCGCCGCACAGCCGGAGCAGCCGCCGGCGCCCGATCTCCCGCCGCGGACTCCGCTCGCCGGCGCCCGCGTCCACTTCTCGAACCCCGAGGACGCCATCGAGGTGTTCGTGGATGGCTACCCCGTGAAAATCCCGAAAGGAATGACCGTTCTTCAGGCCTGCGAGGTCGCCGGCGTCGACATCCCGAGGTTCTGCTACCACAGCAGACTCTCCATCGCCGGAAACTGCCGCATGTGCCTCGTCGAGGTCGAGAAATCGCCCAAACCTGTCGCCTCTTGCGCCATGCCCGCTCTCCCTG GGATGAAAATTAAGACTGACACACCTGTTGCAAAGAAGGCTCGAGAAGGAGTGATGGAGTTTTTATTGATGAATCATCCATTAGATTGCCCAATTTGTGATCAGGGTGGGGAATGTGATCTTCAGGATCAGTCAATGGCATTTGGCTCTGATCGTGGGCGGTTCACTGAAGTGAAGAGATCTGTGGTAGATAAAAATCTTGGACCTCTGGTGAAGACTGTGATGACTCGGTGCATTCAATGTACAAG GTGTGTTAGATTTGCAACAGAGGTTGCTGGGGTTCAGGATCTTGGCATGTTAGGTCGTGGCAGTGGAGAGGAGATTGGAACATATGTTGAAAAACTTTTGACAAGTGAGCTTTCTGGAAATGTCATAGATATCTGTCCCGTGGGAGCTCTCACgtcaaaaccttttgcatttAAAGCCCGGAATTGGGAGTTGAAGGGCACAGAGACCATTGATGTTACTGATGCAGTTGGATCCAATATTCGAATTGATAGCAGAGGACCTGAAGTGATGCGCATTGTTCCTCGTTTAAATGAG GACATAAATGAAGAATGGATTTCAGACAAAACCCGCTTTTGTTATGATGGTTTGAAAAGGCAGAGGTTAAATGACCCCATGATTCGTGGTTCTGATGGACGCTTTAAGCCTGTTAACTGGCGTGATGCTCTTGCTGTGGTAGCAGAGGTTGCCCACCAAGTCAAACCGGAAGAAATTGTTGGCATAGCTGGCAAACTTTCTGATGCTGAGTCCATGATTGCACTAAAAGATTTCATAAATAGGATGGGGTCAAATGATGTATGGGGTGAAGGCATTGGTGTAAATACTAATGCTGATTTCAGATCAGGATATATTATGAATACTAGCATTGCTGGTCTTGAAAAAGCGGATGCGTTCCTGTTGGTTGGCACCCAG CCACGGGTGGAAGCTGCCATGGTTAATGCCAGAATACGCAAAACTGTCAGAGCAAACCAAGCCAAAGTTGGGTACATTGGGCCTGCCACTGATTTCAACTACGATCACAGACATCTTGGTACTGGCCCTCAAACACTCCTTGAAATTGCTGAGGGTTGCCACCCATTTTTCAAGACACTCTCAAATGCCAAAAACCCTGTTATCATTGTCGGTGCTGGGGTTTTTGAGAGGAAGGATCAGGATGCAATTTTTGCTGCTGTTGAAACCATTGCACAAAAAGCAAATGTTGTCAGACCTGACTGGAATGGCCTTAATGTATTGCTTCTCCATGCTGCCCAGGCTGCTGCGCTTGACCTTGGACTTGTTCCACAATCTGAGAAAAGCCTTGAGTCtgcaaaatttgtatatttgatgGGTGCTGATGATGTTAACTTAGACAAGATCCCAGATGATGCTTTTGTTGTTTATCAAGGTCACCACGGTGACAAGAGTGTTTATCGGGCAAATGTTGTTTTGCCAGCAGCAGCATTCAGTGAGAAGGAAGGGACCTATGAAAATACCGATGGTTTCTCACAACAAACATTGCCTGCAGTTCCAACAGTTGGTGACTCCAGAGATGATTGGAAGATAATTCGAGCTCTATCTGAGGTGGCAGGAGTGCGTTTGCCCTATGATACAATTGGGGCCGTTCGTGCTCGAATCAGTACTGTAGCCCCAAACCTTGTGAAAATGGATGAGAGAGAGCCTGCCACATTACCATCTTCACTCAGACCAACCTTCTCTGAGAAGGTGGACACCACCCCATTCGGGACTGTAGTTGAGAATTTCTATATGACTGATGCCATTACAAGGGCATCAAAGATAATGGCACAATGCAGTGCCATGCTGTTGAAGAAGTGA
- the LOC100816608 gene encoding centromere protein V, whose protein sequence is MDAEKVWHTGGCHCKSVRWKVIAPSSVVAWDCNCPNCYMKVIAPSSAVNFELLGDSHKFLTTYTFGTHTAKHTFCKICGITSFYYHPRSNTDGIAVTFKGVDPGTLTHVEIRHADGKNWERAVIETDIASYSKVQK, encoded by the coding sequence ATGGATGCTGAAAAAGTGTGGCATACTGGAGGGTGCCATTGTAAGAGTGTAAGGTGGAAAGTGATTGCTCCTTCCAGTGTTGTTGCATGGGATTGCAACTGCCCAAACTGCTACATGAAAGTGATTGCTCCTTCCAGTGCTGTCAATTTTGAGCTTTTGGGAGATTCTCACAAGTTTCTTACAACTTACACTTTTGGCACTCACACTGCAAAGCACACATTCTGTAAAATCTGTGGCATAACCTCATTCTATTATCATCCACGCTCAAACACAGATGGGATTGCTGTTACATTTAAGGGTGTTGACCCTGGAACGTTGACACACGTTGAAATCAGGCATGCTGATGGGAAGAATTGGGAAAGGGCAGTTATTGAGACAGACATCGCTTCATATTCAAAGGTGCAGAAGTAA
- the LOC100802565 gene encoding centromere protein V, translated as MDVEKVVHTGGCHCKSVRWKVVAPSSVVAWDCNCSTCYMRANTHFIVPANNFELLGDSEKFLTTYTFGTHTAKHTFCKICGITSFYCPRSNPDGVAVTFRCVDPGTLTHVEIRYFDGKNWDSAYTQTGISSYSKVEK; from the coding sequence ATGGATGTTGAAAAAGTGGTGCATACTGGAGGCTGCCACTGTAAGAGTGTAAGGTGGAAAGTGGTTGCTCCTTCGAGTGTTGTGGCATGGGATTGCAACTGCTCAACCTGCTACATGAGAGCCAATACTCATTTCATTGTACCAGCTAACAATTTTGAGCTTTTGGGAGATTCTGAGAAGTTTCTTACAACTTACACTTTCGGCACTCACACTGCAAAGCACACATTCTGTAAAATCTGTGGCATAACCTCATTCTATTGTCCACGCTCAAACCCAGATGGGGTTGCAGTTACATTCAGGTGTGTTGACCCGGGAACGTTGACACACGTTGAAATCAGGTATTTTGATGGGAAGAATTGGGACAGTGCATATACTCAGACAGGTATCTCTTCATATTCAAAGGTGGAGAAGTAA